The sequence GACAGGCGTTCTGTCACTTCTTTACGGATATGAGCTCTCGCTTCGTTTCTTCTAATATAAACGGAAGGAACTACGATATCATTTTTATAGGATAAAATATTATTTCTGTAGATGGCTACGGTTAGACGGATCCGGTAGGATTTATTCTCCGTCAGGTCTTTTGGTTCCAGAAATTCCATACCGAGGCCCTTTGTTTCGAAAATCTTTCCAGACTTTCTATAACCAAAGTATCGGATTTTCCACCCCCAGATCTCAAATTCGGGCGATAGAATTTTTTTACTTTTGGAAAATTTAGATCCTACCGATAGAGCCAACCCATTTCAAGGTAACATAATCTTATGCAAACTCCAAGGGGTTGCAAGGAAAGAAGAATCGCCCGTGTCGGAAACATAAAATGCTCCAGTGGAGATTTGATTTGTAGGTATAGAAATCTGATTCAACTCGGTAAAATTCCCATCTCTTTTAAACACCTTAAATCCGTTATTCACAGTTCCTTCTAAGGTATATAAATTTCCGGATTTATCGGTTGTGATCTGCTGAAACGGAGTAGTAGTGGATTGGATCAGATTACTCCATTCTAAAGTATTAGAATTGAATTTCGAAATAGAAGTATGAATATCACTATCCCCCATTCCTATTAACATATGATAAAAATTTCCGGCAAAGTCCGTTTCCAAATCAATGGTATTCATGATGAAGGATTCTCTATAAGAATTATCTAAATAATTCCCTTCCCCTCCTCCATTAACAGAAGAGAAATTTAAATAAGTAAACATATCTTCTTCTCCAAAATCCACAAAATCACTAAATACTTTTCCGCCGGTCACGGCAATATTCGTAAAAGGAACAAACGAATTCGCAGGCAACGTTCGAATTGTAACTCCGGTAAAATCCGTCTTGACTTTTACTAAAACTTTTGCATCAGAAGAATTTCTTCCCGAAATATACAAGAAGTCCCCATCGATCTCCATATCGGAACCTTGAACGGAAGATCCTTGGAAAGAAGGTAAAACAAAACTGGAAATATGAGCCCCATTCGGATTCAGCTTAGTGATCTGTTTTGTTGCGTGAAGAATGTAAAAGTTCTTTTTATCATCACGAACGATTCTCAAAGGAGAAATCCCAACTAAACTAGGAGAACAATTCGAAAAGATAGGAGAAGCGCAAGAGAGTATAGAAGATCTTTCCGTATCTACAGCAAAAACATTTCCATTACGATTATCTGTTGCGATACTTTGGATGGTAGAACGGCCAGCAGGGTTAATCTTCATGGTTACAGAACCTCCGGCCATTCCGCTATGGAATCTCACCAAATAAGGTCCGTTATCGGGAAAAGTATTTTGCTGAATCGCAACTAAGATCTGATTTCCACTCATAGTCATATCGATGATCTGGCCTACGGTAATCTGCTTGAATGCGATTTGATTCGGAGTATCTCCGCTTATATCGTATTGGTACAAATTAAAAGAAGAATTATCTGCAACTAACAGACTATCGTCGGAAGGATGTATATAGATTGCATAAGGTTCCCTAAATGTCCCAGGTAAATCCCAAGTCTTGAGTAAATTTCCCGAAGAAGAATATTTGAAAATACGATCTGTACCTGTATCAAAATTTGCTTCGCTTATATACAAATTTCCGGAAGTATCCAAGGCAAGATCTTTAGGCTCGGAATCCGCAGGAAGATCGATCAAACTTGTTTGAGAACAATCTGAATTTAGTTCGAATACTTTCATTCCTGCCAAAGCAAAAATACGATTAGAAGCATCCACAACCATTGCTTTAGGAGAGATACCCGTCCAAACACCGATCATATCTCCATTCACACTCAATAGATAAACATTCGTACCGCTTGCAACTAGTACCGAATTTCCCCAAGAAGAAACCGAAATCGCAGTTCCCGGAAAACCATTCTTAAACCTAGAATAAAGAGATGTTCCTCCTCCAAGTGTATTTAACTTTGCAGAACAAGAGGTATTGAAACCGACTGTTCCTGTATCAAAAAGACTGATGGGAGAAATTTTACCCTCAAGATCCACAACTTGAATGGCATACTGAAATAAACTTTGGGAATTGGAAACTGAATCCATAAAAACAGGATCGGTTACTGAACCAATCTGTTGGAAAGAAGATTCGAATACTGATTTTCTAAACACTTTATATTCTTGAGCAGGAACCGCTTCCCAACGAATTTCCACCTTATCACTGAACGCCGCGTCAGACGCGCTTACCCAAGCGGGAGTTCCCGCTTCTCCTGGAGGTGGGACTTCTTCCCCGGGAGGAGAAGAAGGAGAAATTGCCGCAAGAAGCGCGGACACAGGATCTAAACCTCCTCCCTCGGAGGAACATCCCGTTACAGAAATAAAAAAGATCCCGAGCACCGGTAAGATCTTTATAAAACGTATTTTTCTATTTAATAGATTCATCAAGTTCCCATCTAACGTTTTTTCCAATAGCCTAATCCGTTGGGAATTTTTCCGAGTTTTTTAAAAAATTCCCATAACCGCTCGGAATGAACGACACAAATCGGGGAACAAACGCTTGTTATACGGATTGATCCGATAGTTTGATTTCAAAACTTCGGAAAAATCGCAACGTTATGTGTATATATAGATTCCCCGGCTAGTTAACTGCACAACAAATCGTGATCATACTATTTTTGTATTTTTTGATTCTTTCAGAAAAAAAGTGAGGAAAAGCTCACATTTACTATAACGTCCGCTACAACATATCTTCTGCGCGAAGTATATTTAAATTCGAAAGAATTGTCAGGATTCAGGAAATGATTTTAGAGCCAGTGTACATTCTTCTTTCTTTAACCCAAGGAAGTCCCGGAAGCAATAGAAGAATATAAGAGATGGGAAGAGATTCAAAAATAATCTCTCCGTAAAGACTACTCATTTCGGTGATCCCTAAAAGCTTTGAGATCAATATAAAAGAAACAAAAAGAGAAAAAGAAAATACGAATGCAAAACCGAGAGCGATTAGATGGCGAATCCAAAAATTCTTCCAAATAAGTTTTGTACCGATCAAATTATGAAATTGAAAACTTACGTAAGCGGCACGAATCGAAAGAAGAAGTAAAGCGAATGCCAGAAATATATTATTTCCTCCTCCCGCAGCGATCCCGAACCAAGTCAAGGTAGTCCCAACAAGTATGATCAAAGAATAAATACATAGAAGAATAACGGAGACCCTACTTCTGGAAAATCGGATCACGATTCCGAAGATAAAAAGAAGGAGAACATCCATATAGAAATTCCTAAAAGATCCCAAGAGAAATGCAAAAAGAATACTCTGCAAAAACCCGATTAAAAACAAAATATAGGAAGCGGAGTTCAGGAAAAACTCCGCCTCTTCAGGAGATTCTATCTTACCAAAAAAACGTTTTAGGAAATTCATATCCGGTTCCAGCAATCCTTGTTACTCCTCTTTTATAGTCAATTTAATCAATTTGTCCGCCCTTTTGGCTGTTACATTTCAGGGTAGAATATACTACAAATCCTCAAAAACCTCGCAGATTCCGACTTATTCGGGAAAAATCCTAAATGACAAGCGGTTCGTTCCCTTCTTAATGGAACTAGAGAGCACTCATGAACTTCCGATATAATCATTCTCCATTCTCTTACCAACGCCGCAGGACCAGAGAGGTAAAAGTAGGAGATATCGGCATCGGTGGGAATAATCCAATCCGCATACAATCCATGATCACTGCGGATACAAGGGATACTGAAAATTCAGTCAGACAAATTCTAGAGTTAGAAGCTGCAGGTTGTGAGATCGTTCGATTGACTGTTCCTTCTCAGCCGGACGCGGATAACTTGCCGAATATCCGTAAGGAACTTAAAAAGTTAGGAAGCAAGGTCCCTCTCGTAGCGGATATCCATTTTACTCCAAGTGTAGCGATGAAATCGGTAGAATGGGTGGAGAAGGTCCGTATCAATCCGGGCAACTTTGCCGATAAGAAAAAATTCGCAGTTAGAGATTATACCGATCTGGAATACAAAGAAGAATTAGAAAGAATCTCCGAAGTATTCAGTCCGTTAGTACTTCGTTGTAAAGAATTAGGAGTCTCGATGAGAATCGGGACCAATCACGGTTCCTTATCCGATCGAATCATGAACAAATACGGAGATACACCACAAGGAATGGTGGAGTCAGCGATCGAGTTTATTCGGATCGCTGAAAGTCTCTCTTATAAAGATATTATAGTAAGCATGAAGGCTTCCAATCCCCAAGTGATGGTCCAGGCTTACAGATTATTATGCAGCCGCTTCATGGAACTGCAGATGGATTATCCATTACATCTAGGAGTGACAGAAGCTGGAGACGGAAAAGACGGAAGGATCAAATCCGCAATCGGTATAGGCTCCTTATTGGAAGATGGTCTCGGCGATACGATCCGAGTTTCCTTAACAGAAGATCCAATCCACGAAGTTCCAGTCGCAAGATTACTCGCTGACAAATACAATCGACTTAGATTTCCGGAAACACAAAGCCAAGGTTATTCCGAATTCAGAAATCCTTACTCTTACCAAAGATTTTATAGCAGACCGATCCAAGTAGGGAATCTTCCACTTGGAGAAAACCATGCGGTCCGCATTGAATCCGTTCTACCTTTCGAATCTGAGAACGGATTCTCTCAAGCTCTTTCTTCACTTAAAAATTATGCGAAATCTAGATCCTTGGAGCTGGAAATGGTTTCTGTACCACTTCCTTCCGACGAATTTCTGAGAGAAGAATGTATTTCTGCGAGTAAATCCTCCTCTGTTCCCATGGGAGTCATTGTAGAACAAAACGAATTATTACTCGAAGATGTATTAGAGGACCTGATCCCTTTTCCTAAAGTAACAGTGGATCCATTTCATCATTTCCAAAACAGGGATTCTTTATTAGAATTTTTGCATAGAAGAGAAGGTAAAGGAATTACTGAGCTCAGCGTACAAGCCTATCAGATAGAAAGTCTGAAAGGATTGCCCGAAGAATTCAAAAACGCAGGGATTGAATCGGTAACATTCTCAGTCCAAACATTTCATATACTACACGATTACAGAAAATTAGCACGTATACTTAGCGATTTTGATTACCCTATCTTCTTGAGTGCAGAATACCAAGACATGGAAACTGCATTGTACGAATCCTCTATAGGAATCGGCGGAATGTTGACCGACGGAATCGGCGACATGCTCAGGATCAAAGTGATTGATAGCGAACCGGAAGCAGTATTACAACTTGGGTTCGATATTCTGCAAGCAACAAGACTTAGACTTACAAAAACGGAATACATCTCCTGCCCTTCTTGTGGAAGAACTCTATTCGATCTGCAGACCACGACTGCACGTATCAAAGAAAAAACAGGCCACCTGAAAGGAGTTAAGATCGCAGTCATGGGCTGTATCGTAAACGGCCCTGGAGAAATGGCAGACGCGGATTTCGGCTATGTAGGCGCCGGCCCCGGTAAAGTGCATTTATATAGAGGAAAAGAAATCGTGCTCAAAAACGTTCCTTCCGACGATGCGGATGAAAGATTAGTCCAGCTAATCAAAGACTCCGGAATGTGGATGGAGAGAGAATCAGTGGCTAGCGAAAATACTTTTTGAACTCTTGTTTTCGCGAATTCCACTATAACTCAAATATCCCAATTGGGTAATTAGATCCCGCCTAACGTAAAAATTCCAAACTTTCGGAAGAAAGTCGGTCGATTTTCTTCTTATTCTGTCTGGCCTCCCTCCTTTAGGATATATAAGTCGATAAGAATATTTTAAAATTGGAATTCTTAAAATGAAAAAGTGTCGCTCCTTGTGTATGTTATTCTTCGTATCCTTTTCTCTCTGGAACTGTGAACCTGATCATAAAAAATATAATCTGGAAACTTCCGCTCTTTTAGCTCTAACAAGCACTACAAGTGTCCCCCCTGGATCCTCTTTCAAATTACCCGACGCCAACCAAACCATTTGTTACGATACAAGCGGAGTAACGCGTGCCTGTATTGGGACAGGAGAAGATGGAGAATTTACAAATACTCCGGCCCCATTCCTATTACAGATCCAGGATTCCGGAGAAACCATACTAGAAGAAAGTTCCGAACTAACTTGGCAAAGGTGCCCGTTCGGAATGGTTTGGACCGGTAGCACTTGTATTGGCTCTAGTCTCAATGTGTATTGGCAGGTAGCTAACGCTTATTGTAATTCTTTAACCACTGCAGGACGAAACTGGAGACTTCCGACAGCCAGAGAAGCCTCTCTACTCGCAGATCATTCTCAAAATACTTTTCTACCAAACACTTACTTTCCAAATGGGCAAGGCGCAGGAGGTTGGACTTCCACACCTGCAGTAGGCTTTTTCGGGAGATATTTAGTATCTTCTGGAGGGAATGTAACTCCGATAGATGAAACTACAAATTTTCCTTTTCGTTGCGTATCCGGACCCAAGGCGCCAAATGCAAGCTTTACCGATATAGGGGACGGCACCATAGAAGAGGCAAATACAGGACTTCTTATCAAAAAATGTGCGTATGGACAAGCGGACGATTCCTCTTGTACCGGAAGTGCAAGTCCATTAAATTGGCAGCAAGCGTTAGACTATTGTAATAATCTAAACTTTGCTTCCAGAACAGATTGGAGACTCCCATCAATAAGAGAATCTTATTTCATATCGGAACCTTCGATAGGAAATTCAAATCTTCCGATTTCTATTTTTCCAAATAGCAGTCAGGCAGCAATTTCTTGGACTGGAACTACCTACAATAGTACTCTATCAACAGCTCATGCACAAATGGTCTATCAAATGTATGTATACTCAAAGACTGATTCCGCTAATGTTCGCGCTCGTTGTGTAGCAGGTCCTTAGTTGAATTTTTACGCGTAAAAGTATTATATTATTTTCGCACAGAGCCCACCGAGAGCACAGAGGTTTGATCAGATATAGGAATTCCTACATAAATCAAAATACTCCGTGACCTCTGTGTTCTCAGTGCGAACCTTAATTTTTATAGCTCGTTCGCTTCTACGATAATAAAGTTCGGAGAAACCTGTCTCAATTTTCTCGCGGAATATTTACCCTTGTCCTGAAACACTTTATGTTTCCAAACCTGAGTGGAAAATTCCGTTTTAGAATTTTTGATCTTATCATAGAAATGGTCTGCTATCTTTTGTTTACCCAAAACGGACTGAGTCCTTGCCAACCACAATGCACTTTGCTGCTTTCTGAAAGAAGAAGTCTCCAAACTTTCCGCTTGCTCCAATAAGAAAGAAGCCTTATTCAGATTTCCTTTTTCCAGATATAAAATTGCTTCTAAGAATAGGATAGAAGGGTCTTTGCCTGAAAATTCCTCGTTTGCCTTCTGTAATTCCAGAAGAATATCATCAATCCCTCCCATTCCAGGATCATCATTGATAAGCATTGCTTTTTTATAATGTAGAATCGCTGATCCTTCTTTAGGATTTTTAGACTTTGGGACCTTCTTCCCTTTTCCCTTTTTCGAATCCGAAAGATCCAAAAGTTTATAGCCAGGTTCTCCCCAAGCCATAGGAATTTCCATATAAGGGCCGCTACTAGTAGGTGCAGTACCGACTGAGACAAAAATTTTACGGGCCTCTGCACTCATCACCACAGACTTAACTGAGGTAATCTGACGGATCGTAGAACCCATTGTGCGAACTTCTCCGCTGGAACAATCGATAGTATCATCCAAAAGATTCTGAAGATCTACGACGCTGGTTCCCTTTTTTTTCTTTTGGGAAGAAAGAAGCTGCTCAGCCCGATCAAAACGACTGATACAATGATGATAAAAAACGGGGGCTGCCATGATTTCCCCTTCTTGTAGTTTTTCACTTTGGTAATGATTCGTATTTA is a genomic window of Leptospira neocaledonica containing:
- the ispG gene encoding (E)-4-hydroxy-3-methylbut-2-enyl-diphosphate synthase, coding for MNFRYNHSPFSYQRRRTREVKVGDIGIGGNNPIRIQSMITADTRDTENSVRQILELEAAGCEIVRLTVPSQPDADNLPNIRKELKKLGSKVPLVADIHFTPSVAMKSVEWVEKVRINPGNFADKKKFAVRDYTDLEYKEELERISEVFSPLVLRCKELGVSMRIGTNHGSLSDRIMNKYGDTPQGMVESAIEFIRIAESLSYKDIIVSMKASNPQVMVQAYRLLCSRFMELQMDYPLHLGVTEAGDGKDGRIKSAIGIGSLLEDGLGDTIRVSLTEDPIHEVPVARLLADKYNRLRFPETQSQGYSEFRNPYSYQRFYSRPIQVGNLPLGENHAVRIESVLPFESENGFSQALSSLKNYAKSRSLELEMVSVPLPSDEFLREECISASKSSSVPMGVIVEQNELLLEDVLEDLIPFPKVTVDPFHHFQNRDSLLEFLHRREGKGITELSVQAYQIESLKGLPEEFKNAGIESVTFSVQTFHILHDYRKLARILSDFDYPIFLSAEYQDMETALYESSIGIGGMLTDGIGDMLRIKVIDSEPEAVLQLGFDILQATRLRLTKTEYISCPSCGRTLFDLQTTTARIKEKTGHLKGVKIAVMGCIVNGPGEMADADFGYVGAGPGKVHLYRGKEIVLKNVPSDDADERLVQLIKDSGMWMERESVASENTF
- a CDS encoding DUF1566 domain-containing protein: MKKCRSLCMLFFVSFSLWNCEPDHKKYNLETSALLALTSTTSVPPGSSFKLPDANQTICYDTSGVTRACIGTGEDGEFTNTPAPFLLQIQDSGETILEESSELTWQRCPFGMVWTGSTCIGSSLNVYWQVANAYCNSLTTAGRNWRLPTAREASLLADHSQNTFLPNTYFPNGQGAGGWTSTPAVGFFGRYLVSSGGNVTPIDETTNFPFRCVSGPKAPNASFTDIGDGTIEEANTGLLIKKCAYGQADDSSCTGSASPLNWQQALDYCNNLNFASRTDWRLPSIRESYFISEPSIGNSNLPISIFPNSSQAAISWTGTTYNSTLSTAHAQMVYQMYVYSKTDSANVRARCVAGP